One part of the Chthoniobacterales bacterium genome encodes these proteins:
- a CDS encoding acyl carrier protein yields the protein MSDKTVEEKVKDIIVEQLGVNPEQVVTSASFIEDLGADSLDTVELVMAFEEEFNVEVPDEDAEKLQSVGDVVKYIEEKAK from the coding sequence ATGTCGGACAAAACAGTCGAAGAAAAAGTAAAAGACATCATCGTCGAGCAACTCGGCGTCAATCCAGAGCAAGTCGTCACCTCGGCTTCCTTCATTGAAGACCTCGGTGCGGATTCCCTCGATACGGTGGAATTGGTCATGGCTTTCGAAGAAGAATTCAACGTCGAAGTCCCTGACGAAGACGCTGAAAAACTTCAGAGCGTGGGCGATGTCGTCAAATACATCGAAGAGAAGGCCAAATAA